In Trifolium pratense cultivar HEN17-A07 linkage group LG7, ARS_RC_1.1, whole genome shotgun sequence, a genomic segment contains:
- the LOC123899638 gene encoding UDP-galactose/UDP-glucose transporter 5-like → MAESSSSSSSSSSSSSSAVSFKENPWKGVFAVSGIMLTLVTYGILQEKIMRIPYGAEKEYFKHSLFLVFCNRIMTSAVSAGSLLASKKALDPVAPIYKYSLVSVSNILTTTCQYEALKYVSFPVQTLAKCAKMIPVMLWGTLIMQKRYQGPDYLLSFLVTLGCSVFILYPAGTDISPYSRGRENTVWGVLLMVGYLGFDGFTSTFQDKMFRGYDMEIHNQIFYTTLCSCILSLTGLIVQGQMISAVEFVYRHHDCFFDIALLSTVATISQFFISYTIRTFGALTFATIMTTRQLVSIMLSCVWFSHPLSWEQWIGAVIVFGSLYAKSFWKKAPQKTPSYVALVQNEDSNDLKDLKDNP, encoded by the exons ATGGcggaatcatcatcatcatcttcatcatcatcttcatcttcttctagcGCCGTTAGTTTCAAAGAAAATCCATGGAAAGGTGTTTTCGCTGTCTCCGGAATCATGCTTACCCTTGTCACCTATGGCATCTTACAG GAAAAGATCATGAGAATACCTTACGGGGCAGAAAAAGAGTATTTCAAGCATTCACTATTTCTTGTTTTCTGCAACCGCATTATGACGTCTGCTGTTTCCGCTGGTTCTTTGCTG GCAAGTAAAAAAGCATTGGACCCAGTGGCTCCCATTTATAAGTATTCCCTTGTGTCAGTATCAAACATACTAACCACAACTTGTCAGTATGAG GCCCTCAAATATGTTAGCTTTCCTGTTCAGACTCTTGCAAAGTGTGCGAAAATGATACCAGTTATG CTCTGGGGTACACTTATCATGCAGAAGAGATATCAGGGACCTGACtatttgttgtcttttttaGTTACCCTTGGCTGCTCAGTATTTATCCTATATCCG GCAGGAACAGACATAAGCCCATACAGTAGAGGAAGGGAAAATACTGTTTGGGGTGTTCTTCTAATGGTTGGCTATCTTGG GTTTGATGGGTTTACAAGCACATTCCAAGATAAGATGTTTAGAGGCTATGACATGGAGATACATAATCAGATATTTTATACAACATTGTGTTCTTGTATTCTTAGCCTGACAG GTCTTATTGTACAAGGACAAATGATATCAGCAGTAGAGTTTGTATATCGGCATCATGACTGTTTCTTTGACATAGCATTACTTTCAACT GTTGCAACAAttagtcaattttttatttcctacACAATTCGCACTTTTGGTGCTCTGACATTTGCTACCATAATGACCACAAGACAG TTGGTGAGCATTATGTTGTCGTGTGTGTGGTTTTCCCATCCTCTTAGCTGGGAACAGTGGATTGGAGCC GTCATTGTTTTCGGCTCCCTTTATGCAAAAAGTTTCTGGAAGAAGGCACCTCAGAAGACACCCTCATATGTAGCACTTGTTCAAAATGAGGATTCAAATGATTTGAAGGATTTGAAGGACAACCCATGA